A genome region from Pseudanabaena sp. Chao 1811 includes the following:
- a CDS encoding aminopeptidase P family N-terminal domain-containing protein, producing the protein MVLLQPLTTTSPQSSELMGVAQKFTALRSQLAKHRLDAYFVPSADEHLNEYLPEAKQRRQWISGFTGSAGDFLIGTAQAWVFVDPRYYEQADMQVDEMLQKVCKVGLEDHQTVEEVLEELGTNATKQEKTFRLGIDPFTITISQYRRFADRLNTSGVEIVPILENLVDTVRSQSPWAESEPIPAFGDQPIIALPDEITGEGLAKKLERVREALGKKKAAILPVTKLDQIAWLYNLRGRDVECNPVFISYAIVTLTDAYLFTNTSRIDEAVRQALARQVQILDYEQYLPTLRSLAADHQPVLIAAPQTTYGTYLQLKAVKAKIVDGDNPIETFKSHKNPVEIAQMQKANLKASWAKTLTIKWIEEQVTAGNVISERDVAHKIEGLYKQQEGFIDLSFPTIAGTGANGSIVHYSNPNPACKLINGDLLLLDSGSQFYGGTTDDTRAMSIGEPTAEQRDRYTEVLKSHINCAMQRFPKGTTGSQIDGIARSSLWQSRLDYGHGTGHGVGVFLNVHEGPNGISKRVNQSLDLGTINSIEPGYYQPKWGGIRLENLYFVKEVKQESPKAEGDNPNKTPWYEFESLTYIPFDKKLIDRHKLNPQQIAWLESYYAAVIEKLSPLLTEAENAWLQQACSF; encoded by the coding sequence ATGGTTTTATTGCAGCCCTTAACCACCACATCACCACAATCCTCTGAATTAATGGGAGTTGCCCAGAAATTTACGGCTTTGCGATCGCAATTGGCGAAACATAGACTTGATGCCTATTTTGTTCCTTCGGCGGATGAGCATCTCAATGAGTACTTGCCCGAAGCGAAACAGCGTCGTCAATGGATTAGTGGTTTTACGGGTTCGGCTGGAGATTTTTTAATCGGTACTGCCCAAGCTTGGGTATTTGTCGATCCGCGCTATTACGAGCAGGCGGATATGCAGGTGGATGAAATGTTGCAAAAGGTCTGCAAAGTGGGATTGGAAGATCATCAGACCGTAGAAGAAGTTCTTGAAGAATTGGGAACAAATGCCACCAAGCAAGAGAAAACCTTTCGCCTCGGCATCGATCCCTTTACGATTACCATTTCCCAATATCGGCGCTTTGCCGATCGCTTAAATACTAGTGGTGTTGAGATTGTGCCGATCCTCGAAAATTTGGTGGATACGGTGCGATCGCAAAGTCCTTGGGCGGAGAGTGAGCCTATACCTGCCTTTGGCGATCAACCGATCATTGCTTTGCCTGATGAGATTACAGGTGAGGGCTTAGCCAAGAAATTAGAACGGGTGCGTGAGGCTTTAGGGAAAAAGAAGGCGGCGATTTTACCTGTCACCAAGCTGGATCAGATCGCATGGCTCTATAATTTGCGCGGTCGTGATGTCGAGTGCAATCCCGTATTTATTAGCTATGCGATCGTCACTTTGACCGATGCTTATCTCTTTACCAATACTTCGCGCATTGATGAAGCGGTGCGGCAAGCCCTTGCGAGGCAAGTGCAGATCCTTGACTATGAGCAATATTTACCAACATTGCGATCGCTAGCTGCTGATCATCAACCTGTATTAATAGCCGCACCGCAAACTACTTACGGTACATATCTGCAACTAAAGGCAGTCAAGGCAAAAATTGTTGATGGTGATAATCCCATTGAGACTTTCAAATCCCATAAGAATCCTGTCGAAATCGCACAGATGCAAAAAGCTAATCTCAAGGCTAGCTGGGCAAAGACCTTGACAATTAAATGGATCGAAGAACAGGTTACCGCAGGTAATGTCATTAGCGAAAGGGATGTTGCTCACAAAATCGAAGGTTTATATAAGCAACAGGAAGGCTTTATCGACCTCAGTTTCCCAACGATCGCAGGTACGGGTGCGAATGGCTCGATTGTGCATTACAGTAACCCCAACCCAGCTTGCAAACTGATCAATGGCGATTTACTCCTGCTAGATTCAGGTTCACAGTTTTACGGTGGCACGACCGATGATACTCGCGCTATGAGCATTGGGGAACCGACTGCGGAACAACGCGATCGCTATACGGAGGTTCTCAAATCCCATATTAATTGTGCGATGCAGAGATTTCCTAAAGGCACGACAGGTAGCCAAATCGATGGTATTGCTCGTTCTTCTCTCTGGCAAAGTAGGCTGGACTATGGACATGGCACTGGGCATGGTGTGGGCGTATTCCTCAATGTCCATGAAGGGCCCAATGGCATCAGCAAGCGCGTCAATCAATCCCTCGATCTTGGCACAATCAATAGCATTGAGCCGGGGTACTATCAACCGAAATGGGGTGGTATCCGTTTGGAGAATCTCTATTTTGTAAAGGAAGTTAAGCAGGAATCGCCCAAGGCTGAAGGTGATAATCCTAATAAAACGCCTTGGTATGAGTTTGAGTCTTTGACCTACATTCCCTTTGACAAGAAATTAATCGATCGCCACAAGCTCAATCCTCAGCAGATTGCATGGCTAGAGAGTTACTATGCGGCGGTAATCGAGAAGTTATCGCCTTTGCTCACTGAGGCGGAAAATGCTTGGTTGCAGCAAGCCTGTAGTTTTTAG